The DNA window CCTTTTTTAATTCATCAAATGCGAATAAATCCATAACAGAATCAAGCATTGAAGAGGCTGTAACAGGCTTTGTTGCAAAAGCATTAAATAAATTTTTTTCTGATTCTGGTTTTGATTGGAAAAAATCTTTTCCAAAAGCGGTTAGGAGTAGTATAGGGATTGGCAGATTTAGATCATCACGGATTTTTTTAGCGGTATCTATTCCGGTAAGGCCTGGCATAAGCCAATCAAGAAAAACCATATCGAAATTTTGTTTTTTTAATTTAGATAAAGCTTCTTTGCCTGATTCTGCAAGTTCCACTTCAAAACCAAAACTTTCCAAAATTTTTCGTATTACTAAATTACTTTCTAATACATCGTCCACGGCCAATACTTTTAGACCTTTTAAATCATTTGGTAAGTCAATTTTATGCATTGGAGTTTCTGAAATTTCAAATATAGCAGTAAAATGAAAAGTCGTGCCTTTGCCATATTCACTTTCTACCCATATTTCTCCGTTCATCATTTCAATTAGCTGTTTCGTTATGGCAAGTCCAAGTCCTGTACCACCGTATTTTCTTGTTGTTGAAGAATCCGCTTGTGTAAATGGCTTAAATAGAGCGGAAATATGCTGAGGCTTCATTCCTATGCCTGTATCTTGAACGGAAAATTTTAAGCCAATCTGTTTTTTTGCAGGATCGCATAAAATTGAGGATTTTTTTATGCCAAAAATGATTTTACCATTATTATCTGTAAATTTGAAAGAATTGCCTAAAAGGTTTGTTATTATCTGCTGAAGCCTTAACGAATCTCCTATAATCGTTTGGGGAATTTCAGTATCAACATCAAAAATTAACTCAATTGATTTTTCAGAAGCTTTACTCATAAAACTACCAGCTATTTTAGCCACTAATTCTTCAATCTCAAAAGCTTTTTTTTCTAAATCAAGCTTTCCAGCTTCAATTTTAGAAAAATCCAGTATGTCATTTATGATGCCAAGAAGAGATTGACCTGAATTTTGAATTATTTTTAAATATTTTTCTACGGCCGGGGGTACTTCAAGATCTAATGCTAATTCAGCTGCGGCTATTACTCCATTCATTGGTGTTCTAATTTCATGGCTCATATTTGCTAAAAATTCACTTTTTGCTTTAGCTGCTGAATCAGCAATCTCTTTTGCTTTAATGAGGTCTTTTGTTCTTTCTTCGACTCTTCTTTCAAGTTCTTTATGGGAGTTACGTAAGGCATTTTCAGCTAATTTTCTATCAGTAATATCTTCAACAAGGCCTTCTATACCATCAAATTCGTTATTTTCATCAAATAATGTCCTTGCATTTATTGAAACCCAAATTTTATCTCCCATTTTTTTATAAAATTCGCATTCAAAATCTTTAAGCAAAAAATTTTTTTTTAAAGTTCTGAAAAAAATTTTTTGATTTTCAGGATTAACGAAAAGCTGTTTTTGTATATCTGTAATATCTCCCATAAGTTCTTCTTGTGATTTATATCCTAAAATACGTCCCATAGCTGGATTTGCGTGGATGATTCGTCCATCAGATGAAATTTGAAAAATTCCTTCTAAAGCATTTTCAAAAATGCTTTTGTATTTTGCTTCTGAAAGAGCAACTTGTTCAGTTCTTCTTGCTATTTCCTGCGCCATTGTATTTACTTCTGTAATGATTGCATTTATATCAGTTTGAGGAACAGGAGTAAGAAAATTTTCATAGTTACCGTCAGCTATGCTTCTTATTCCTTCTGTTAATCTTGCAATGGGGTTAGCTAAAAGCTTTCTCATTATTAGCGTAGTTGATAATATTATAATTAAAAGCACAGCTGTAACAATGGAAAAGCTTGAATATATTAAAGCTTCTTGAGTTTGTTTTATCCTCTTTATGGAAAAAAAAAGCTTAACTATTCCTAATTCAATATTATTTTTAATTATTTTTTTTTCCTTGATGAGATAATTTGTATTATCTTCAGGGATGGTTTCAAAATATGAAAAATTCTTGTCTTTTATGCTTAGTCCTTCGATATAGCCTGATTTTAAATAAACTTTGGCGATTTGGTTTATCGCTGGTTTATCTATATTCCATAGTGGGGCCTCCAAAACACTTGCAAGTTCGTCCATTACTTTTATGGACATTATTTCAAGCTCTTTTTTTGCATGAAGCGAAAAATTATAATTATAGGCATAAGCTAAAATGCCCACTACAATGAATATGATCAATGAGAGCCAGAAAATCAAATCCCGTGTTACGGTTTTTTTTCTACGCAACTTTAAGAATTTTGGAATTTTCATTTTCCCCCCTTGATTTTTTTCATTATTTAAGCACTAATCGGTCATAATCTACAACTTTAAAATTATTTTACTCTCTTGTTATAGTAACAGATTTAACAGCCATAAAGAAAAATATAATCCCGATGATAGCTAAAATAAAATAAGATGATAAATTAGGATTTTCTTCAAATGCCGCAGATCTAATAGCTTTTGACGCATGGGTAAGTGGAAGGAAATAAATAACTTTTTGAGCCCATTGGGGAAGCCTATCAATTGGGAAAAAAGTTCCTCCAAGAAATGCCATTGGGGTTATGATAAAACTATTCAACATAGCTTGGTCAGAGTGAGATTTTACTATCATTGCAAGCCCAACAGCAAGGGAAGCAAAAATAAAGCTATTTAAAAATATAGCGAGCCAGAACAATACATTATATGAAAGAATTATCCCAAAGGAAAAACCAATTATGATTATCATTAAGACTGCTAAAAAAGAACGAGTTATACCTGCTAAAACTTCCCCAGCAACATAAGAAAAATTGCTGATAGGAGCGGACTGAAATTCTTCAAATATATGCCAATAAAATCTGGAAATATTTATTTCGCTGGAAATAGCAAAAGCTTGTGTCATGCTGCTCATTGCAGCAATACCTGGGATTAAAAATTCCATATAACTTCGATTTCCAATAGTAACATATTTTCCCATAGCATAACCAAAAGCAATAAGATAAAGTATCGGAGAGATTGACCATGATGGGATTTGCCTTAGTAAACGACGTTTTAATATAAATAGTTCTCTTAAATAAATCGCTAACAATCCTTTTATCATTGAACTTTTTTTCCTGTTAGTGCAAGAAAAGCATCTTCTAAATTCACCCGTCTTAGGGTAAAGCATTCATCTTGACATGAATTATAATGATTTGCATCTTCTCTTGTTTTAAAATAGATTGTTTCAATATTATCACTTATTACTCGGTCTATAGCCCATGTCCCTTGTTTTTCTATAAAATTTTGAGGATTATCGATGCTTACAATAGTTCCTTCGTTCAAAAAAGCAACTCTTTGAGCGAGAAATTCAGCTTCTTCAATATAGTGAGTAGTTAAAAAAATTGTAGCGCTTTTTTGCTGTATTTTTTTTATAAGTGCCCAAATTTTTCTTCTTATATTGGCGTCAAGTCCAACTGTAGGTTCATCTAAAAAAAGAATAACAGGCTCGTGCATTAAAGCTCTTGCAATCATAACGCGCCGCTTCATCCCTCCTGACAAATCTTTTACTATGCTTTTTTTTCGATCAATAATATCAACATATTCAAGAAGAGCATCAATTTTTTTTTTAATATTAACTATTGACATGCCGTAAAGAAGACCGTGTATAAATAGATTCTCATATACAGAAAGGTCTCTGTCTAAATTAATGGATTGGGGCACGAATCCATATTGTCTTTTAGCCATTAAACTTTCTTTTTTAATATCAAAACCGTTTAAAAATGCGGTTCCTGATGTTGCAGATGCAAGGCCGGTAAGAATGCTTATAGTAGTTGTTTTCCCAGCTCCATTAGGTCCAAGATATGCGAATAATTCACCTTTTTGAACTTCAAGATTAATGCCTTTTAATGCATGGAATTTTTTATAGTATTTTGTTAAATTATCAATTTTAATCATACCATGCTCTATAGCTGCATCCTTATGCGTAAATAGTTAAGGATAATAAAATAAAAAGCATAAATAATTTAATTTTTTTCATAGGTTGCAAATCCTTTCATGCTTCACCATTAAAAAATATTAAATATTAACGATTTGATTATTTCAAAACCTGTAGCCAATATGATTTTAAAAAAAGCAGATTTTATTAGCAATCTAAAAAAATTGAATTGTTGAACATCGATATAAAGAAATTAAATAAAAATCAATATCAATTTTATTATTCCCCTTTTTTTAAAAAAAAGGGGAATAAATAAAATAGAAGGGGAGGGAACTATATATATAATATTATATAGGGGGATATATAATATGGGCAAAAATTATTGTTAACGTTTTTTTATTTTTTTAATGCGTTTATTTTGTTGTATAAAGCATCAATCCTTTCGTTTAAAGCAGCTATTTTATTTGATAACTCGGCTATAGTTTCCTTTCCTGTTATCATATGAAAAAATTCAGTAATTTTATTTTTTGTATTTTCGACAAATGGAACTTGTTGTATAAATCGTTCGCTTTTCGTTAAGAATATTTCATAAGTTTCAACAGTTTTATTTTTAATCACAGCAATGAAATTTTGAAATTTTTCATAAATTTTATTTTTTTCTTTTTGAATCTCTGCTGTTGTGTTATTGTTTTCGCTCATATTAATTCTTTTCCTTAAGCGTTATGTTAAGCAAATAATTATTTTGTAATTAATTTTGAACGTATATTATGACGCATCGTGTCATAAGTCAAGTATTTTTTTTAATTTTATGAAAAAATTTTTAGGAACTCCAATATTTCCCATTTAAATTTTGAAAAATTATGGAACCTTGTAATATGAACATATGGTTTATTGCTTTTTAATGATTATTTTTAACTTTAGGTTTTTATACGTCTTGGTATATTACAGAAATGATTATTTTTTTTACTACTAATTCAACTATCATGCTTTTTCAAATTAATTCAAACGAATAAACGGATGTTACTATGCACTATAATTTTACTAATGCTATTAAGGGAATTGCGGCAAAAAATGGCCTTGATTTGGCGATATTGTATGTTAATCTTCTAAATAAACTTTCAGCAAATGTAGATGTTGATACATCTGCAATGCCTTTTTTCAGCTATTTATTTAGGTCTCTCAGCCAATTTGATTTTCGTAAATTTTATCTAAGTCCTTATTTAATACCACTTCCTAATGGATATAGAGGGATTTTTTTCAAGGGTAAAAACGCTCAAGAAAAATTTACAATTCAGCTTTGCTCGATGAATGAGCATTTAAATGATTTATCGCAATTTGGTGATACATTAACTGAAATTGCTTTGAAGGAAAAACATGATAAGCAGTCGAAGGACACAACGTTTGAAATGATGGTAAAATCCACTACAGCAGTAAAAGCTTATTCCCATCAGTTAGGTATAGCTTTTTTGGAAGGTCTTTTAAATATTGTTGATCCTATTAATATTAAAAAAATGCCGGTTTCTGAACGCTGGTTGTTCAGTAATCTCAAAGGTAATGCCGGCCTCGTTGTTTCAGAGTTTCAAAAGGTTTTTCCAAGGAGCAGTAAGCTTTTAGACAGCTATGTCCATCTTAAACAATTACTGGAAATTGTCGATGGAGATCC is part of the Desulfobacterales bacterium genome and encodes:
- a CDS encoding ATP-binding cassette domain-containing protein, translating into MIKIDNLTKYYKKFHALKGINLEVQKGELFAYLGPNGAGKTTTISILTGLASATSGTAFLNGFDIKKESLMAKRQYGFVPQSINLDRDLSVYENLFIHGLLYGMSIVNIKKKIDALLEYVDIIDRKKSIVKDLSGGMKRRVMIARALMHEPVILFLDEPTVGLDANIRRKIWALIKKIQQKSATIFLTTHYIEEAEFLAQRVAFLNEGTIVSIDNPQNFIEKQGTWAIDRVISDNIETIYFKTREDANHYNSCQDECFTLRRVNLEDAFLALTGKKVQ
- a CDS encoding response regulator translates to MKIPKFLKLRRKKTVTRDLIFWLSLIIFIVVGILAYAYNYNFSLHAKKELEIMSIKVMDELASVLEAPLWNIDKPAINQIAKVYLKSGYIEGLSIKDKNFSYFETIPEDNTNYLIKEKKIIKNNIELGIVKLFFSIKRIKQTQEALIYSSFSIVTAVLLIIILSTTLIMRKLLANPIARLTEGIRSIADGNYENFLTPVPQTDINAIITEVNTMAQEIARRTEQVALSEAKYKSIFENALEGIFQISSDGRIIHANPAMGRILGYKSQEELMGDITDIQKQLFVNPENQKIFFRTLKKNFLLKDFECEFYKKMGDKIWVSINARTLFDENNEFDGIEGLVEDITDRKLAENALRNSHKELERRVEERTKDLIKAKEIADSAAKAKSEFLANMSHEIRTPMNGVIAAAELALDLEVPPAVEKYLKIIQNSGQSLLGIINDILDFSKIEAGKLDLEKKAFEIEELVAKIAGSFMSKASEKSIELIFDVDTEIPQTIIGDSLRLQQIITNLLGNSFKFTDNNGKIIFGIKKSSILCDPAKKQIGLKFSVQDTGIGMKPQHISALFKPFTQADSSTTRKYGGTGLGLAITKQLIEMMNGEIWVESEYGKGTTFHFTAIFEISETPMHKIDLPNDLKGLKVLAVDDVLESNLVIRKILESFGFEVELAESGKEALSKLKKQNFDMVFLDWLMPGLTGIDTAKKIRDDLNLPIPILLLTAFGKDFFQSKPESEKNLFNAFATKPVTASSMLDSVMDLFAFDELKKAKHDSDKSFKEIHYPDILRGKRVLLAEDNITNQDIAIAILNKAGIIVDVANNGLEALDAVYRYPYAAVLMDMQMPEMDGYEATKKIKSDERFKHLPIIAMTAHAMKGDREKCISVGADGYIPKPVNRELLFKTLSEFITKRKLSIVEEKFINENRQIMEKIWSAFHYKNYDYLKSLASFLKESAESIGAKKIKNIARTIDNLCINNKPINESLIKSLEIELNIILQK
- a CDS encoding ABC transporter permease — protein: MIKGLLAIYLRELFILKRRLLRQIPSWSISPILYLIAFGYAMGKYVTIGNRSYMEFLIPGIAAMSSMTQAFAISSEINISRFYWHIFEEFQSAPISNFSYVAGEVLAGITRSFLAVLMIIIIGFSFGIILSYNVLFWLAIFLNSFIFASLAVGLAMIVKSHSDQAMLNSFIITPMAFLGGTFFPIDRLPQWAQKVIYFLPLTHASKAIRSAAFEENPNLSSYFILAIIGIIFFFMAVKSVTITRE